In a single window of the Gossypium hirsutum isolate 1008001.06 chromosome A13, Gossypium_hirsutum_v2.1, whole genome shotgun sequence genome:
- the LOC107893159 gene encoding uncharacterized protein — MELENNKNEADTKAEDLAKSESSEKKSPNLLKAKSDIAKSVAKNFLKTRKANVTSEVQRKRPKKKTMSISEGNKAAENNVKKLDPVEKDQQKDATTSTEYVEKSQQIQKNEENTCASDSKEKITKSNDDPKKQRNGVGPGLSNKDKKNEEKREGKKKRKRNENKERHSNPVNNNMNDEKREGKGKKQEIKKKEKIDGLIFMCNARTKPDCFRYCVMGVSAGKKDLVLGIRPGLKLFLYDYDVRLLYGIYRATSSGAMKLEPKAFGGAFPAQVRFSVHSDCFPLAENIFKKAIKENYDEKNKFKTELTARQVRKLTELFRPVPVHSTALPFHSPSRAAARITEHPEKREAHDRPREARPSSHREASVRDPYSNTSARNYAGFPHERNQRVGYGEVAYNKREDGHRDLYLSEKEYRTYGLLGERRNLTPQHHITPTLTSYLGDYREPPLRQPDTAYRESVPLQRDVVRSDPLRLTEREYRTYDLGATREMQPTVSAATANTSGVVASILDSYIADPYYGRYSGDPLVDAYLSRPREAHLIQTDHLRRIESNQAERLYSQYPSDVLVDHNRMQRHQDVNPASASTSVSSRYSFGGASLPYR; from the exons ATGGAGctagaaaataacaaaaatgaagcTGACACTAAGGCGGAAGACTTGGCAAAATCAGAATCATCTGAAAAGAAAAGCCCTAATTTATTGAAAGCCAAATCTGATATTGCAAAGTCAGTGGCTAAGAATTTCTTGAAGACAAGAAAAGCAAATGTTACTTCCGAGGTCCAGAGGAAAAGGCCAAAAAAGAAAACCATGAGCATATCAGAGGGCAATAAAGCAGCTGAAAATAATGTTAAGAAGTTAGATCCAGTGGAAAAAGACCAGCAAAAGGATGCTACTACGAGTACAGAGTATGTAGAGAAGAGCCAGCAGATCCAAAAGAATGAAGAAAATACATGTGCATCAGATAGCAAGGAAAAGATTACCAAGTCAAATGACGATcccaagaaacaaagaaatggtGTGGGGCCTGGTCTTTCAAATAAAGATAAGAAGAATGAAGAAAAGCGGGAGGGTAAGAAAAAGAGAAAACGAAATGAAAATAAGGAAAGGCACAGTAATCCAGTGAATAATAACATGAATGATGAAAAGCGTGAGGGTAAAGGAAAGaaacaagaaattaaaaagaaagaaaagattgaTGGTCTAATATTCATGTGCAATGCTAGGACCAAGCCAGATTGTTTCCGATACTGTGTAATGGGGGTATCAGCTGGTAAAAAGGATCTTGTGCTGGGTATCAGACCAGGGCTTAAGTTATTTCTCTATGATTACGATGTCAGGCTTCTTTATGGTATTTATAGGGCTACCTCTTCTGGTGCTATGAAACTTGAGCCCAAGGCTTTTGGTGGGGCTTTCCCTGCTCAG GTGCGGTTCAGCGTCCATTCTGATTGTTTTCCTCTGGCAGAGAACATTTTCAAGAAGGCTATCAAGGAAAATTATGATGAAAAGAACAAATTCAAAACTGAACTTACTGCTAGACAA GTTCGGAAGCTCACAGAACTTTTTCGACCAGTTCCAGTTCATTCAACTGCACTACCTTTTCACTCCCCATCAAGGGCAGCAGCTCGAATCACTGAACACCCTGAAAAAAGGGAAGCTCATGATAGACCAAGGGAAGCAAGGCCCTCGTCACACAGAGAAGCATCTGTTAGAGACCCTTATTCTAATACCAGTGCTAGGAATTATGCTGGTTTTCCTCATGAAAGGAATCAGCGAGTGGGATATGGAGAGGTGGCATATAATAAGAGGGAGGATGGCCATCGTGATTTATACCTCAGTGAGAAGGAATACAGAACTTATGGTCTTCTGGGGGAGAGAAGAAACTTGACTCCACAGCATCATATCACTCCTACATTAACATCTTACCTGGGAGATTACAGAGAGCCACCTTTGAGACAACCAGACACTGCATACCGGGAATCTGTGCCTTTGCAGAGAGATGTAGTTCGCTCTGATCCTCTTCGCTTGACTGAAAGAGAATATCGGACTTATGATTTGGGCGCAACACGAGAAATGCAACCGACAGTTTCTGCAGCAACTGCAAATACATCTGGCGTTGTTGCTTCTATCTTGGACTCCTATATTGCGGATCCATATTATGGCCGTTATTCTGGTGATCCATTGGTGGATGCTTACCTGTCGCGTCCAAGAGAAGCACACCTGATTCAAACTGATCATTTGAGGAGGATAGAAAGCAACCAAGCAGAGAGATTGTATTCTCAATATCCTTCTGACGTTTTAGTAGATCATAACCGGATGCAGCGTCATCAAGATGTTAACCCTGCATCTGCTTCTACATCAGTTTCATCCCGGTATTCTTTTGGTGGTGCATCTTTGCCCTATCGCTGA